A part of Curtobacterium sp. MCLR17_036 genomic DNA contains:
- a CDS encoding MarR family transcriptional regulator — MTDATDLRIAVNRLSRTLRAQKADAAVTDAQFSALARLHRDGAMTLAELSRQDGVTPPSMTRTVAVLLERGLVSKGSHDDDRRKVVLGATPTGAALVEETRRRRDGWLTPRLAALTPAERATLADATEIMRRLAQS; from the coding sequence GTGACCGACGCCACCGACCTCCGCATCGCCGTGAACCGGCTGTCCCGGACGCTCCGCGCGCAGAAGGCCGACGCCGCCGTCACCGACGCCCAGTTCTCCGCCCTCGCACGACTGCACCGCGACGGCGCGATGACGCTCGCCGAGCTCAGCCGCCAGGACGGCGTCACCCCGCCGTCGATGACCCGGACCGTCGCGGTGCTCCTCGAGCGCGGACTCGTCTCGAAGGGCAGCCACGACGACGACCGCCGCAAGGTGGTGCTCGGCGCGACGCCCACCGGAGCCGCCCTGGTCGAGGAGACCCGACGACGCCGCGACGGCTGGCTCACCCCGCGGCTCGCCGCACTCACCCCCGCCGAGCGGGCGACCCTCGCCGACGCCACCGAGATCATGAGGAGGCTGGCCCAGTCGTGA
- a CDS encoding acetamidase/formamidase family protein has protein sequence MPTTHRLESTADSAVDVLTAERRPVLTVAPGDTVTVHTLSAAGYTERQPAPGVDAPTLIDPRRGHCLVGPIAVTGARPGAVLAVRFDDLVPDDWGYTGSGGVDTPVNRALGLTDPASRGPLLWDIDPERGVAVNQLGLGVRTAPFLGVVGLPPEPAGEHSTIPPRPLGGGNIDCRELVAGSTLYLPVTVPDALLSVGDGHAAQGDGEVSGTAVECGMTTTMTLTLLDTAPVEGVHADTPAGRITFGFDADLNAATATALDRMVDWIVALHGTSRAEALAMASVAVSMRVTQVANRTWGVHALLPHDAILTGASLTDARH, from the coding sequence ACCCACCGCCTCGAGTCCACCGCCGACTCCGCCGTCGACGTCCTGACCGCCGAGCGCCGGCCGGTGCTCACCGTCGCCCCGGGTGACACCGTCACCGTCCACACCCTGAGCGCCGCCGGGTACACGGAGCGGCAGCCGGCACCGGGCGTCGACGCCCCGACGCTCATCGACCCGCGCCGCGGCCACTGCCTGGTCGGCCCGATCGCGGTCACGGGCGCGCGGCCGGGGGCGGTCCTCGCGGTCCGGTTCGACGACCTCGTGCCGGACGACTGGGGCTACACCGGCTCCGGCGGGGTGGACACCCCGGTGAACCGGGCGCTCGGGCTGACCGACCCGGCGTCCCGCGGTCCGCTCCTCTGGGACATCGACCCGGAGCGGGGCGTCGCCGTGAACCAGCTCGGGCTGGGGGTCCGGACCGCGCCGTTCCTCGGCGTCGTCGGGCTCCCGCCGGAACCCGCGGGCGAGCACTCCACGATCCCGCCGCGACCGCTCGGCGGCGGGAACATCGACTGCCGCGAGCTCGTCGCCGGCTCGACCCTGTACCTGCCGGTCACGGTGCCGGACGCACTGCTGTCCGTCGGCGACGGGCACGCGGCGCAGGGCGACGGCGAGGTCTCCGGCACCGCCGTCGAGTGCGGCATGACCACGACGATGACGCTCACGCTCCTCGACACGGCTCCGGTCGAGGGCGTGCACGCGGACACCCCGGCGGGCCGGATCACCTTCGGCTTCGACGCCGACCTGAACGCCGCGACCGCGACGGCCCTCGACCGCATGGTCGACTGGATCGTCGCGCTGCACGGCACCAGCCGTGCCGAGGCGCTCGCCATGGCGAGCGTCGCGGTGAGCATGCGGGTGACGCAGGTCGCGAACCGCACCTGGGGCGTGCACGCCCTGCTCCCCCACGACGCGATCCTGACGGGTGCCTCGCTGACGGACGCGCGGCACTGA